The Williamwhitmania sp. nucleotide sequence CTTATTGCCGATGTGGACTTAGATCTGCTGCGGGAGCTAAATCAACTTGGGAGTGTAAGAAATCTTAAGGATCGTAGGAAAGACCTCTATGAGCTAAAAAGAGTTATTGCGAAAAATGCGTAGCCATTAGCCGCAACTATTAGAGAAAATATCTCGTAGTAACTCTTTGCAGTAACACACCATTGAAACTGCTAAAAAATTAGGACTTCGGATGCCATGCAAAAAGCTTTACTACCTTTGCATGTTTTCTGTAACGTCGAATTAGGCACTTTCCGGTCCTTACCCAACAATGTTAACATCACACACGAATGAGATGGAAACACACAACAGTGCCGTTATCGCCTCAGTTGGTAGACAGTAGCAATGTCATCCTCCGCAGAGAGCATTAACAATGCCACCTGTAGCCATAATATAGCGAGCCACAGGGAGCATATTACCAACAATTTGTAAAAAATATCACTATGATAAGGCCGCATTCATTTCACATCCCGGTAATGGGAATTGCCTACACTTTAGACACCCCACTGCGCGTTTCACCGTTTGGTATCGACTCCGTAATTTCACTTGTAGACGACATCCTCATTGAGCATATGCGTAAGTTCTACTGCAGCAAATATGCCATTGCGTACCAGGAGATCACCGATAAAATTGAGGATTTCCGCGCCAAAAGAATATCCTCCTACCTCAACCTCATCAACACTATTGCTGAAAAGAAGCTAGAGGAGCTGAAGAATGTCACCCTCGAAAAGAAGCAGGAGATAAAGGATTACTTCAGCATGATGCCCGACAGCTCCACCATCAAGCAGGAGTTTAAGAAACGTACGGCCAAGTATTTCAACGTCGACGAAATTAAAGCATGGCTCAAGGAGAACCTATCCTTGGGTAGCATCGACGTAAATATTATGACCAAGGTTGATAAGGACAACTACAAGAACGGTGAAAAGCTCCCCGTGGAGTTCAACGACGCACACGCAGCACTTCGTGGGTTTGCCACCAGCAACCTGCACTCCTCCATCATCCTCTCAGCAGGAATGAACCCTCGCCTTTTCAACTACATGGAGCAGTTCGAGGACTTCTACCCCAACGAAAGTGGGGAGATGAAAAAGAAGATTGTTTTAAAGGTGAGCGATTACCGCTCAGCCTTAATTCAGGGTAAGGTACTCGCAAAAAAGGGACTTTGGGTTTCCGAATATCGAGTTGAGTCGGGGTTGAACTGTGGCGGTCACGCCTTTGCCACCGACGGCTTCCTCATGGGTCCCATCCTCGCCGAATTCCGTGACAAGCGTCAGGAGTTAATCCAAGCCATGCAAGAAGTATTTGTGAAGGCGCTCGCCGATAAAAACCATACAATACCGAAAGCACCACTGCCGCTCCGCGTTACTGCGCAAGGAGGCGTTGGAACAGCTGAGGAGCATGAATTTTTAATAGAGCACTACAACCTCGACTCTGTGGGTTGGGGAACGCCATTCCTGCTCGTCCCCGAAGTTGTTACCATCGACGACAATACGCTCAATCAGTTGGCTGCCGCCAAGGAGGATGACCTCTTCCTGAGCAACATTTCGCCACTCGGGGTACCATTCAATAGCCTCCGAGGCAACACCAAAGACATTGAAAGGCTATCCTACATTAGCCAAGGAAAACCGGGAAGTCCATGCCCAAAACAATTCATTGCACTGAACAACGAATTTACGGAAAAGGGCATTTGCACCGCCTCGCGAAGGTACCAAACCAAGAAGTTGGAGGAACTTAACAAGGAAGGACTTTCACCAGAAGAATACCAGCCGCGTTTCAACAAAATAGTTGAAAAATCGTGCCTCTGCGTTGGGCTGGGAACCTCTGCATTGCTTGTAAACCACCTCAGCACTAAGGTGGAAGGGGTTGGCGTATCTGTATGTCCCGGCCCAAACATGGCCTACTTCTCCAAAAAGATGAGCCTCGCAAATATCACCGACCACATTTATGGCCGTGCCAACATGATAACCCGAACCGACCGTCCCAACATGTTTGTTAACGAACTCCGAATCTACATCGACTATCTCAAAACCCGAATTGAAGAGGCCAGAACATCGATGAACAACAAGCAGGGAAACCACCTTCTTGCTTTTGAAAAAAATCTCCAGGAGGGAATTGAATACTACAGCAACCTGTTTAGTGGCCTTAAGGAACAATTCAAGAGCACAAAGCAGAATATTCTAAACGATCTTGAGGAGAGCAAAAAGGTACTAATCCAAATGCATGCCGAAGTAGAAAAACTCATGGTGGTGCAATAATCTATCGCATAACTAGCCAAACATTTACCATCACACACCAATCAACAACCTATAAAATTTAGGTATTAGATTGGTGTACCTATTTCAGCCAATTAGAGATTGATCTTGGCACCTTACTGCACTTACAGCTGCGCAAATAAAAATCCTATATTTGGAATGCAACCCTCATCTCTTTAGCAAGAGTTTGCAGCTTATAAGCGAGGAGATGGTTATTCAGAACAACAAAAATTAAAATTCCATACACCAAAAGAACATGGCAATCTTTATTACAGTTTGGACAGCATGGTTTGCCTCTGAGGTTCTGCTTAATTCCCTAATGCGGTCGGGCAAGAAAGATAAAAGGGGACAGGACAAGGGATCCATTTCACTGATATGGATAACCATTGCCCTTGCCAACACGCTAGGAGTAATGTTTTATATTCTCAACAAGTTCCCCATTAACTCTACTCTGGTGGTGCAATATGTTGGACTAGGACTAATTGTGGCAGGCATGGCGTTCCGCTTTTATGCCGTTTGGTCGCTGGGCAACCTATTCACGGTTAATGTCACCATCAGGGAAAATCATAAAATTAAGATGGATGGTATTTATAAAACAGTAAGGCATCCATCCTACTCCGGTGCCATACTCACCTTCATTGGCTTTGGTTTATCGCTCAACAGCTGGGCAAGCCTCATTACAATAGGTGTTCTCGTTTCTGCTGCCTTTCTCTACCGTATACGCATTGAGGAAAGGATGCTGCTGAACCAGTTTGGTGAAGATTACCATACCTATATGTTAAAAACCTACCGGTTGGTGCCTTGGATTTACTAAGTTTTCTAGTTTTGCCTACCTCGTTGCCCCGTCATCAAAACAACTCAACAAAAAGAAGCACACCGATTTCACCAGAAATATTACCTTTCCATTGGCCGTTGTTCGTTTTATTTTAAAGGCATCTCTTGGGTTGATTTCGCTGCTCACCGTCTCGAGCAGCACTCAACGAAGAGCAATCCATAACCTAATTATTGGTTCAACAGTGCTATACGTGCCAGAATAGCTATAAAACAGCAAAATTTTCAAGGTTCATAATCTCCGAACATGAGGATGGATTGATTCTGTAAACAGTTTATGGCATATTTTGGTGGAGCACTTCCATTTTGCCTACCTTTGTAAGAAAATTAACCCATGCCCAAAAAGAAGTTCTACACGGTTTGGAAGGGACGAACACCTGGAGTATACGCCAGTTGGGATGCCTGTCAGAAACAGGTTGTTGGTTTTGAGGGTGCCCAGTATATGGCCTTCGACAACCAGAGTCAGGCCGAATTTGCCTTCACTAAAAACCCATGGACTTTTATTGGCAAGAATGGACCTTCCAAAAAGAAGGAACTACCATCGGGAGAAAAACCTATTGCAGAGAGCCTCTCCGTGGATGCAGCCTGCAGCGGCAACCCCGGGGTAATGGAATATAGAGGCGTAAATACCAAGACCCGCGAAGAGGTTTTTCATTTGACATTTCCGCTGGGAACCAACAACATTGGCGAATTCTTGGCCCTTGTACATGGACTTGCGCTGCTAAAGCAAAAAGGGCTGCCCAACCCAATCTACACCGACTCCAGAACCGCCATGGCCTGGCTTAAGGGCAAGAAGTGTAAAACAAAGCTAGCGCGAACCGCCGCCACCGAAGAACTCTTCCAACTTATTGAGCGAGCAGAGAAGTGGCTTAAGGAACACACCTACAAAACCCAAGTTCTTAAGTGGGAAACTGAGTCGTGGGGAGAAATACCAGCCGATTTTGGGAGGAAAGGGTAGGTAATTACCAATTACGCCATTGGAACTTCGATAAAAAGCAGGTAGGCATCCTGCTGCGCAGTAATCTCAAGTTGAGATGTTTCCCACGCGCCCAGCGCATCCCTCCTATTCAGCTCAGCATCACCAATCGTAACGGACCCCTCTATTACAAAGCAATATACTCCACTTCCCTCACGATGAACCTCATAGGCAACCGACTTCCCCTTTTCGATTTGCGATAGCGAAAACCACGTTTGTTGGTTAAGCCACAGACCATCGGAACCCTTGGGCGCCACCACGTTGTAAATGGAATTTTGAAACAGTTTGGTATCGAATTTCCGCTGATCATATCTGGGAGGAACACCAAGTTTTTCTGGCATCACCCAAATCTGCAACAAGCTAACCGGCTCCTCTTTGGAAGCATTAAATTCGGAGTGATAAACACCTGTTCCTGCCGACATAACCTGTATTTCGCCAGGGGCAATTACGCCACCGCCACCGGTATTATCCTTATGCTCAAGCTTACCTTGTAGCGCAATGGTCACTATCTCCATATTTTGGTGAGGGTGAAGTCCAAAGCCTTCTCCCGGCTGGATGGTATCATCATTCAATACCCTCAATAGACCAAAGCCCATCATGTTTGGATTATAGTAATCGGCAAAGCTAAAGGAGTAGTATGTCGAAAGCCAGCCATGCTCAGCATGTCCACGCTGGTTTGCCCTATGAAAAATCGTTTTCATTTTCTTCCTCACATTTATAAGTAAACAATGCTTAAACCCTAGCAATATGGCAAAAACCATTAGCTGGATTTATGGAAGAAACAATAATAAAAATGTTTGGTTGAAGAAGAAAAAAGAAAGGGGGCGTAAACCAAAAACCAAGGGTCCCTAAACCTTACTTTGCGCACCTTAAGTGAATAAGTTGCACCTGTTGTTGCTACGCCCCCCTATATCTAAATTACAAACGATTGCGCTCTACAATTTGATCTTTAAAAGAACTTACACTCAAACAATTAAGTGACTTATACAAATATAAAGACAATTAATTGCAAAAAAAGTTTAATTGGCACTTAAAAAAAATCTATTTATTTTCCGTTTAGTAAAACTGCGAATTGATGATAAAATTGCGTTCAATCAACAATAATTTGATCGAATTTCTGGCTTTCAACAAGCAAACCTCATGCCAAAGAGAATTTTTTTGGCACAAAATTTCTTACAATCTAAAGTTATGCGATGGATTGCATAACTTTGGTATCTCCTTAAACCAATCAACATAAAAATATATGTGTTTCTACGCGTCGCTCACCTTTAGGAAAGTCGTTGGTGAAAAGCTTTTCGGAGCCACCTTCCGACGTGGTGATGAGTGGAGCCCACTTTACTTTATTAGTGGATTTGAACACCCAAAATTGCCGATCATTGCAGCGGAAAAGAGGGATGAATTCCAGCTAATGTCGTGGGGATTAGTGCCAAACTTCACCAAGGATGAGGAGCAGGCTGCCAAATTATGCAACCTTACACTTAATGCAAAAGCGGAAACACTGCCACAAAAACCATCCTACAGAAACCTCACTAAAAAGCAGCGGTGCATCATCCCAATCACAGGTTTCTTCGAATGGCAGCAAGAGGGCAGAAAGAAAATACCGTTCTTCATTTTCCCAAAAGATAATCCAATTTTACCTTTGGCTGGCCTCTACGACCAGTGGATTAATCCTGAGAACGGAAAGATTCATCAATCGTTCTCCATCATCACCACCGAAGCCAATGCGTTAATGGCACAAATTCACAACATCAAACGTCGCATGCCGGCGGTATTGTCCATGGAGGCAATGGAGAAGTGGCTAGACGTCTCCACTGAGGAGAAGAATGCCCTTGCCCTACTTAAACCGGCAGAAGATGGAATGCTGGAGGCTCATCAAATTAATCCTGACATACTGGCTTCAGGTAAAAGCCGGAATATTCCGGAAATTATTGAACCCTATAGACCGCAGCAGGGAAGGTTGTTTGAATAGACAGACCGATTTTGGTTATAGTTTATCCGCAGCACTGGATGATTCCTAGTTTCTGATTCCTAGTTTCTGGTTGAGCTGCGCTGAACTTACCGGCAACTGCCGGATCGGTTAAAGTTTCACTGAGTTGCACGGTGTTTTCACTAAGTTACACAGAGGAGTTAAGGCTGTAGATAGCAGCACCTCTTCAAATTTCCGGTCTTCAGTCTTCCAATTCTTTCTGTCACTTGTAACATTTAGTCACTGCTCACCTTGTAACTTGTCACCTTTTTGTCACTCGTCACCTTGTAACCCTTCACTTTTCAGTCACTCGTCACTTTGTCACCTGTCACTATATTATAACCTACTTCACCCCCGCCGCCCGACGCTTCTGACCTTCGTCCCACTGCCAAAAGCAACCACAACCGTTGTAACTTGATTTTGATGGCCGTTGCTTCTTCTCACTGCACCCAAACATGAGGTGCATGCCAAACCGAATATTTGCATTACGTGCACTTGTGGGGTAGAAAAAAGCCAAAACGTTATCGCTAATAAGGTGGATTTTGAAAGTCTCGCTGCCAAATCCAAATCCAAGCCCCACGTTTCTCAGCGAACCATTCATGGCAGAGTAGGAAACGCTGCCCGAAAAGCCCTTCCACCCAAAGGCATTGAGCGAAACCGTAGCACCCACAATTGGCCGACCCGGATATAGTTCGGTTCGAACCAAGGCTCCTGCATTCAGGTGGTCACGCAGTGGGTAGGTAGCTCCAAAGTAAGCCCTTGGGTTCAGAAAAGTAATAAAGCCCCCATTGGTCTCCTCTACCCGAAGCTGAT carries:
- a CDS encoding isoprenylcysteine carboxylmethyltransferase family protein; the protein is MAIFITVWTAWFASEVLLNSLMRSGKKDKRGQDKGSISLIWITIALANTLGVMFYILNKFPINSTLVVQYVGLGLIVAGMAFRFYAVWSLGNLFTVNVTIRENHKIKMDGIYKTVRHPSYSGAILTFIGFGLSLNSWASLITIGVLVSAAFLYRIRIEERMLLNQFGEDYHTYMLKTYRLVPWIY
- a CDS encoding ribonuclease H family protein translates to MPKKKFYTVWKGRTPGVYASWDACQKQVVGFEGAQYMAFDNQSQAEFAFTKNPWTFIGKNGPSKKKELPSGEKPIAESLSVDAACSGNPGVMEYRGVNTKTREEVFHLTFPLGTNNIGEFLALVHGLALLKQKGLPNPIYTDSRTAMAWLKGKKCKTKLARTAATEELFQLIERAEKWLKEHTYKTQVLKWETESWGEIPADFGRKG
- a CDS encoding pirin family protein, with protein sequence MKTIFHRANQRGHAEHGWLSTYYSFSFADYYNPNMMGFGLLRVLNDDTIQPGEGFGLHPHQNMEIVTIALQGKLEHKDNTGGGGVIAPGEIQVMSAGTGVYHSEFNASKEEPVSLLQIWVMPEKLGVPPRYDQRKFDTKLFQNSIYNVVAPKGSDGLWLNQQTWFSLSQIEKGKSVAYEVHREGSGVYCFVIEGSVTIGDAELNRRDALGAWETSQLEITAQQDAYLLFIEVPMA
- a CDS encoding SOS response-associated peptidase, with product MCFYASLTFRKVVGEKLFGATFRRGDEWSPLYFISGFEHPKLPIIAAEKRDEFQLMSWGLVPNFTKDEEQAAKLCNLTLNAKAETLPQKPSYRNLTKKQRCIIPITGFFEWQQEGRKKIPFFIFPKDNPILPLAGLYDQWINPENGKIHQSFSIITTEANALMAQIHNIKRRMPAVLSMEAMEKWLDVSTEEKNALALLKPAEDGMLEAHQINPDILASGKSRNIPEIIEPYRPQQGRLFE